In a genomic window of Corynebacterium lizhenjunii:
- a CDS encoding DivIVA domain-containing protein has protein sequence MYRVFETLDELVQILEQAYGVPMTSNCVVPRNDMLGLLDELRNALPVELDDAQDVLDKQDSILHGAQDRADQMVAEADEQARTTIARAEEDSHAMVNDAQHRATTMVAQAEDKAARTVDQAQAEYERLVDSGNQAYDRSVEEGRQEQARLVSESEVVRRAEDEAHRVVEAAHTESARLRRECDEFVDAKLGQFEESLTGILRTIGNDRQALRHGAGASGRNAYESRYDGGYEQGGYSRS, from the coding sequence TCGAGACCCTTGATGAGCTAGTGCAAATCCTGGAGCAAGCCTACGGCGTGCCCATGACGTCCAACTGCGTAGTGCCCCGCAATGACATGCTGGGGCTGCTCGATGAGCTGCGCAATGCGCTACCCGTCGAATTGGATGATGCCCAAGATGTCCTCGACAAGCAAGACTCCATCCTGCATGGCGCCCAGGACCGCGCCGACCAAATGGTGGCGGAGGCCGATGAACAGGCCCGCACCACCATCGCGCGCGCGGAGGAGGACTCCCACGCCATGGTCAATGATGCCCAACACCGTGCGACCACCATGGTGGCCCAGGCGGAAGACAAGGCAGCGCGCACCGTGGACCAAGCCCAAGCGGAGTATGAGCGCCTGGTGGACTCCGGTAACCAGGCTTACGATCGCTCGGTAGAAGAGGGCCGCCAGGAGCAAGCCCGCCTGGTTTCCGAGTCTGAGGTGGTGCGCCGCGCCGAAGACGAGGCCCACCGCGTGGTGGAGGCCGCCCACACCGAATCCGCTCGCCTGCGCCGTGAATGCGACGAGTTTGTCGACGCCAAGCTGGGGCAGTTCGAAGAATCACTCACGGGTATTTTACGCACCATCGGCAATGACCGGCAGGCATTGCGGCACGGGGCGGGGGCATCGGGAAGAAATGCCTACGAGTCGCGCTACGACGGCGGCTATGAGCAAGGCGGATA